The Labrus mixtus chromosome 14, fLabMix1.1, whole genome shotgun sequence nucleotide sequence GAGACTGTGTAGGTGGCACTCTGAAGTGTTACCCTACATGCCTAGTGGACGctcatgttttattctgaaagtgaCACTTTTAGTTTACATAGTGATCATTCTCTGTCAACATGAGTTGCCTGTCTTTGTGTACTGTCGGCTGTGCAGTACAAAAAAGAGACAACCCATGTGTGTGACATCTTGATAGATGGATGTGTGAATCCCCTCCctccatttttcattttcccaAATAAATCCGATTATGGAAATATTGTGATTTCCCAGTGTTTCCATAGCAGGTCGCGAAATCATTCACAATAAGGAAATAATGCAGCTTTTATTGCGGATGATTCGATTTTTGTATTCCCTTTATTCAGTTAGGTATGACCACCCACTCTGACCTGTGATCCTGCAGAAATCCTGTTACAGTCCCTACTGCCATGTAGacagaatcccccccccccccccccccccattgggGTACAAAAAggcgtctgtgtgtttatgggattgaaggaggagagagaggcagaaggGGATTATTTGGGCAGATGTAGCCTGCAGATGTGCCGTCTTTAAGGATGAAAATGGGATTGATCACTTAGCCCTGCACTTATTAACTCTGTATCATTAAGGTGGATGAAAGGAAAGGACAGACTTCTTTTTTGAGGAGATGGGAAACACAGAAATGAAGCTTAATTGGATACAGTTAGAAGCGTTGTTGTGATGCTGTCAGGTATAGTGGGAGATTGTTgatcatcttgttttttcatctttacatAAAAGTGCAACTGGATGATTCTATTTCTGGATATTTCACATTCCTGCATCTCCATGGTGGTAATCCCTTTGCTGTGCACagtgcattctttttttttcttttttttttggttcacacatacacactgaggCGCTGTTTAGTGAATCATCACTTGTGAAATTCTGTCTACCGGGTGTCTTTTGTGTCTCCTGTGAAAATGGTGTTCAGCTTATTTCAGTGCTATTTCTGTCAGCGCTGAGatgggaggagaagagaaggatGACTAAAGCTTAGCTTATTTCTGAATAGACGTTCTTGCTAAGCTTTATCCTGCTGTATAATGTGTGTGGATAGAATACAAAATACAAGAAGAGAGGGATActtttgcaaaaataaacaagaggTTGATTGCGCTTATGTGTAGGTTTATTTTGGAATATACACAAGCCATACATGTATACACATGTCTGTAGAGGGTTTCACAAGTTCacacctttacacacacacatttctgacaCAAAACAGCCTCGGGAACATGTGCAAGGACATGCAAGGATGTTGTCACTAGAGATTAATTACGTGCAAAAGCAGGGCATGTACTGTATTAACAGAAGTGAATTCAATCTAAAGGATAAGTGCTACAATGCATTTCATGTGAATTCTGCACTAAATCTAATTATGTCATGTGCTAACACTCAGGAGTCATAAATTATGGCATATTTCAGCACTGCCCATTTGTGTTCCCTCATCTCTTTAGCTTCTTTTCAAGTGTGCTGGAATTCACATCTATGCAGAAGTACGTATATATGGATGAAAACGGGATGGCACTGGGGAatttatgcgtgtgtgtgtgtgtgtgtgtgtgtgtgtgtgtgtgtgtgtgtgtgtgtgtgtgtgtgtgtgtgtgtcgttggGGTTCCCCTGGGACCTGGGAGCTGTAAAACCTGTCTGCTCTCCAgtgggggaggagagggaataAAGCAAAGTGCCAAAGACAAATGGCTGCTGTAATAGCCACATGTGCTGCTGGATGGACAACAAAGACACTCAGAGAGGGTTTGCATacaatgtgtgtttctgtgcaggtgtgtgtgtgtgtgtgtgtgtgtgtgtgtgtgtgtgtgtgtgtgtgtgtctttgtgggaTATAATGTACTGCACATATAATATTTTGTTGTCACTGTGTAAATATGTGTATAAAACGCAAACCAACTTCCTTCCCGGCATGTTTTACAGAATcactgagaggaagaaaaagtgagttatttcaaataaatactCATACATTATAgaatagagttttttttttgtaagtgtaGGTGTCTCTATGTCTGAAAGTTTGTTTGATTTATGATAGGGAGTGAACATTAATGTGAAGAAATGATGCAAGATCCTGATAGACAGCAGATCTCTGACTGTATCTCAGATCACTTTTTAGTTTCTTCCATGCAGCCTTACagatcaagtaaaaaaatatattttctgcagTTTACTTAGGATGAAACCTGGCATtagaatgtaaaaatgtaaggTGTCTCCTGTCCTTGAGAATTCAGACAACCTTATACAGTTTGGGGAAAATATGACCCTTCTCTCACCTTCTCTTCACCTACTTTTAATGTTCATACAGTCcctgagagaaaaaacagtCCACTTACACACTTTAATATTCTTCACTTACTGCTATCATGAGATTGACTACCTGCAGAGCAGgaatttaaaaatggaaatttATGTTACGACTTTCATCAATGGGAACAATTAAGTGCTAATTAGCATTATATATGGTGAGGGATTTCAATAATTACTTCACTCTGCTCTCCTGGGCTTCCATCAGAAACTGGGCCTCTATAGCTCGTCCTATAGAGGTTCAAACGACGCATTATTACCTTCCACCAGCCATCAGaaagctgtaactctcctgtAACCATACTCCTACTGTCTGTATCCATCTGCATGTCTCATCTCTCCCACCGCATGTCTGTCTCAGTCTTTCACCCACacagttttagaaaaaaaaaggaggatgagCAGGCATTTCTCCTCtctagatttatttttctccttcatttttaGTCAGTCCCTCATCGTTCCATGTTTTCAGCTCGTAATTTTCCCTCTTTGGAGAGGAGTCAGAGCCCTTGGTGGTTGAATGCATCACGAGATAGGTTAGAAGCCCACTAACTGCGGCTCTTGACTGAATTTGATCACTGCTGAGATAGTGTCTTCCCCCTTCCCCCATGCTCTCATCACTTCAGCCATGTGTCGATGTACCCACTCACATGGATATGATTGCTCCAAGAAGAGCAGCATACACCTGGTGGGGAAATAACTGGCATTCacttatataatatatatatatatattctagcTTTGTGTATATTCTGTGTGCACTACGCATTCCTGATGCTCCATGCTTATCCATGGCTTTGTTCATGGGTGTGAATTCACATGTTGAAAGCATTGCACACTAGATATGCATGGGATGTGAGTGTAAAGCTGACCTTCACAAcagcctgtctctctttatgtgACCTTTTTCTCTGATGGCACACGCAGGGGTCAGAACGTGTATTCTCCAATTCCCAGGGATATGGTATCACCATGACAACCCAAGCAGGATTGTTCAATTTTTTACCCCCTGCTGTTTTCCCAGAGGAGTTCCGACTGAGTCGTTACCTCAACTAGTGGTTGAAACAAAGCCTACCTTCATGACATATTCCAACTAAGATCAACTTAAGATGCATATATGCAAGAATGATAACTGGCTTGACCTCCCTGATTTACTTTGATTTCCATTAAGTAGTCAGAATTTGTGCAATATTGAcatttttgggggcttttttttttttttataccttcaTTGTAGAGTACAGAGGATAGAATAAGGAAACTaggatgagagagtggggaattacatGCAGCTAAATGCTGAGGTTTTGCGGTCGAatcctgggccgcctgcttcaaggactatagcctctgaaCAAATGGTTCCAGCGTTTAAAACCATTTTAATTCCACTTTTAAATCCTTATTAGGTAGATTCATCTCATTTATTTAAAGCTCATGTAAGAAGCTTTTtgctggttatgaaactgaGCAAAACAAATGCTGATGCCattttatgacctacaaaagccaACAAGAACATCAGCATCAAGACTGGTTCCTTCTATATTCAGTAATGCCTGTAACTTAATGCCAGACAAAGTGATTGAATGCATGCCCCCATaacagcctttgtttatgtTTCCCAAGGCAAAGATTCTTCACGAGTGATAATCTTGACCTTTAAtagaaagcaggatgaggtCTTTAGTTTGAAAACACTACTTACAcgtgtacaggacaaaatcagcaaagacatAGGAGGTACCTCCTCGTCCACAGGGGACGCCAAAACCAACGCAAACTGAAAGttccacacaggagctttaataactTTGAAGGAAATAGTGTCAATATATAGCTGACTTTGCGCACAACACTGTTGTCCATAAACTAATTCAAAGTTTCCAAGTGTGATCCATTTTCTATTTGCAGTGTTTACcctgctccaaaaaaaaagatggtttcACCATTTCTTAGTCTTGTAATTGCACAATTCATATTTCAGTCATTGGAAACTTCAATTCAGCCCCTCACCAACACTAGCCCTGCTTCATCCACTTTAGTGGTTCTCTACACTTTAAGTGGTTTGTCATCAACGTAAGGGAGTGCCACAGCAAAGGAAACTTGTCAAGGTGCCGTTCCTCAAATGTGTGGCTCCCAAAGCAAACCATGAAACACCTCATTTAGAAAGCCTTTTATCATCACAacgagccttttttttttccactgtcaGGCaggttctttttcttctccgtCGTACCGTGTTCAGGGTTTCTTTCAGATTAGTTTTGTATGCCACACTGTGAGGTGATGTGCAGCACATTCTGGTTCAGCCACTGTGACCAAGCTTAGCGCTCAGCATCCCAAGACTGCTGTCATCAGCACAACCCCCTAGCACTACATCAGTGGCGTAATCGATCTGTCACCATGTCCTCTCGGAGAATTCGGTCGCTCTCTCTAATGCAACgctgtgtctctttctccccctcccaTCCCTGCCTCTTTGAattctgtctgtatgtgttctTTCTAATTAGCTAATTATTTGATTGTGTGCACCAGCTAGGGGTAAATATTAGCTGTGTGCACAGAGGAAGGCAGTGTTTGGATTATTCTACATGTTGTTTGTCTATTTGTCTACCACAGTGAATGTTTTCCTCTGATTCTGAACAATCTCTGATCTCAAACagacaattacaaatatatgGGTTTATTTACTAATATTTGACATTTCTAtctagtatatatatataaatgacaTAGGAAATGAGTGTTTGGTCATTTGAATATGAAAGTttcagttttatgttttttttttggtattcagTTCCCAAATCTTCAGCAACAAGACTTTTTGAGAGACTACACatagaaaaatgtgaaatatttgactCTTACGGCAGTCTTCAGGAATACAAATCAAATCCTTGAATGTTTCCCCTCCTCGTGCATTTGTCCAAAATGAAGctctacacacacatggagcTGCATCAGTTGTGCCACAGGCAATGAGAACTGCAGTCTAAGCGGTTCACTCAGTTCACTGATATCAGTGCCACAGGACACATGGAGAAGGCACCTGCTAATGAGAACACACACTCCCCTGCTGCACATATAATTAGATGGTGGGAGTGTTATTTGAACTTTGGAAACCATTCAAATATTCAGTGTGATGGTTGGGAGACATTAAATACATAATGACAATCTAGGTCTAAAATCAATCATTCACCACCTTCACAGATGACTGGATGTTACAGTTACCTGATAGAATAAGCTTGAAAtatcaaaaaaagttttgtgtATGACAGAAATAGGCTTAGTTATACATGTAGCAAATGGTACTATACTTGCAGGTTACATGAAACCGAGTGTATTCATATTGTGGAGGGAATGAAGTAGAAGAAAAGTTTGAAGTCTTTCCCCTGAGAGCACGAACATAACAGACGTTTCATGTTGTCAAAGTGACGACTTTTCTTGAGTTCGTTACTGTaagccatttttgtttttttttaaatgggcggctgtggctcagttggtagagttgtcacctctcaaccggaatgtcaagggttcgatccccaactgagcaacatgtccgatgtgtccttgggcaagacgcttaaccctgcattgctcccgctgcttcgtggcggtgtatgaatggattagtgttgcacttactctctgatgtacgtcgctttggataaaagcgtctgctttgtagaattgtaaataCAGCTGTGATAAAATTGTCCTGCACTGACATTGTGTGACAAGTGCTGAAATACATTCCCCTCCCTGCCACCTGCTCATCTATTGACTACATGCCACCAAATAcagtcatttacatttaaaatggtcAGAGGGAGACAACAATTTTAATCTCAACTGTCTGTTCATCCTGCAAGATGCTACTTTCGAATGTAGCAGGATTTGAGGTTGCTGTGCGTGATCGAACTGTGGCATTGGCTCAATCAGCCATATGGCATGCTGGAGAGGACATGTTGAGAGAAGAGTGTTAACCCTCCTGTAGTGATAAGACCTACAGTATGGATTTATCCCTCCAGATCTGGTGTTTATACTCCAAGCCTAACACGACACAAATACATAATTTACAGTTTTCATGTTTGGAACATGTCTGCACATGAGCATATTACACCCTCAACATTGGTTGTATTTTGATAATTTCTTGAGTTAAGACActgtttgcttgtgttgtttctCCTATAAAGCCAACATTGAACATACTTATATTGCAGATGTTTCCCCTTATCCTCATCTCGCCTTATATTTCCCAATGTCTCTTGAGAAAAAAATGCTCATTACAAAACACTTTGCATCCTTCCATCTCTTCCTTCTCGTCTGTCTTCATCAGACATCCCGGGGGTGACTCCTCCACTTATACACAAGCAGACTGTAGCCTCTGCTCTACTTCAGTTCTCTCTTGGCTTATCTCCTTTCTTATAGACCTGAACATCCATCATCATTTCATAATTGCTTTCCTATTATAAATGCTTTACTACCCTTTTGAATTCAAATATGCACATTAGTATTTCTTGAGGTCACCAAGCCACCGACCATTCAAATGAATGtaatgcaaagaaaacacattgcCCATCATTTTAAAGACGCTGTtgcaaagcacaaaaaaaaaaacttttgttaaCTACCAATATTCAGTcatatgattgattgatttgacgTTAAAATTGTGTCATGCATAAACAATATGCCCAGCCCAAAACAGTCTTGCAAGACAATGTGAAGGGGTTTGCTGGCAattattttgtgatttaaaacaagaaatgtatTGGGAGCCTAGGGCTACTAGCCTGTTGCTTGGGTATCCAAACAGATATTgatattgtttaatttttaatagAACCATATCCAAGTGTTAAATTCTGGCATTGTGACAACCCTAGCACAAATGATCACTACCTTAATATTCctccagttgtttttttttatctcaataGGTTGTCAAATTCTGTTCAGTTTTGAGTGGCCATCCATTGGTACTAAGTAACAAAAAGAATGGAGTTGCTGACTATTCACAGCTGATTTAAATAGCTGTGACAGAGACCAGACTAAATATGAATCACTTTAAATGGCTCTGtagggaaaacagaaaaaaagggaatgggTTTTTACAAAAGTGGCTTTAGTTGAGGCACACTTTCTAACAGTCTCctttactttcttttatttcagattGAACAGACCTCCAGCTCTCTGAAGAACCATCAAAGTCATCCTTGTTAATGTAACATAAGTGGGGAGCTGAAGTGAAAACGATTTTATGAGATGACATTTCGTCCTTGGAATAATCAGCTGAAGGGCCATAGTAACACAGAACCTGAAGAGGaaagaggtggagagaggaaacatttgtaGGTCTATACATGGCCTCAGAACCCTGCAGGTGTCTTTGAGCCCTTTGATTAAACCGATTCAAAATGAGCTTCCCAACTAGTATTCAGGGCATAAGGGTCAATgttgaaagaggagagaagattgGCAACAACAAAACCCAAATCCAGTTCCCTGATGGGGATGATAATGCAAATCGATTAACTTCAGTGGGTGACCAAGAAGGAAGAAGACTGATGGAGGACACAGTGTACAGCACAAGCTCAATACCTCCTCTTGTTTCTCAGACTGACTCCCCAGACAAGTTGGTGATTTGGGGCTCTGAACAGCAATGTATGGAGCCTCAGCTGGGAGAATTTGAGGTTTTGGAGTGTCAGGAGATACATGCATTCTTGGGGAACAGGGATCAGGACGAGGACGAAGACGATGGCGGAAGTTTGAGAGACGGAAAAGATGAGGGTCCCATGTCAATATCCTCCAGCTCAACTGCCAGCTCTGCCTCGATTGGAGCGAGGAGAAATGACAACGACAGCAACAAAGTGGAGGGCAGAATACAGAGGGGCAAAGAGGTGCAGGAAAGGATTGCCTGTCACAGCACCGAAGAGCTAGACACATGTGTGACAGGCTCAATAGAGAGAAAAGACACCAGGTCAGGAAGAgtaggaaacagagagagacaaaagggAGGTCTGAAGGAGTCCAAGTCGGAGacaaatgtgtttgtctcaAGTCTTTCAGCTGTTGCCCTCAGCGGGAGTCTATCAAGTGTGCTTGACACTAGCGTAGAAGCCCATACTTTCATCTCTATGTGCAACTCCAAGAGCAACCTTTAtcccaacacaaacaacactacCTCAGCCGAGACAAGAAGAAGGGCAGCTCCTGTAGATGCCAACCAGACCTCCCCTCCATTGCATCCTCAGGAGAAGCCTTGCATTCCTCAGTTCTACAGCCAGGATCGAAGACATGAGGAGAAAAGTCTGCAAAGAAATGAATCCTCTTCTGATGTGGGCTTTGGCCAAAGAAGGAAAGCTGGCTTTGAGGAGAGGGTCATGCCACCACGACGGCAGCAGCTTGTCAGACCCCTCtgtcagacagagacaggaagtgcaaAGAAATCAGCAGAGCCCAATGACCAACAGGTTGAAACAGGGCCATCTTTTTTCCCAAAACCCTCTCTAGATTCACACAGTTGTGAATCTAACAGAAAGTTTACAAAATCCTCTTTACGTGAACCATCCGATTTCTCATCCCTCTACTACGCATCCGGAGTCTTGCAGCCTAGACAGCCAAACCCCGCAGTCCAGAGGGAGGCTCGTCCTGTAGAGAAACAGCCAGTTACAACTGCATGGCGGAACTCAAGTCCTGCCAATCCCTCCTCTCTTGAGAAGAGACCCCAGACTCAGCTTACATACAGAAGGAATTGCTCCAGTCCAAACAGGACAGGGGTTGATTCTAGGTCATCTACCCCTCCCCACTCCCCTCTCAGGACACCCCAGGGTTCACCACGCAGGCAATCCTCCATGTACCTCGTTTCCAGGAATGTCCCTGGAGTCGTTCGACACATCCCAGGATGCAGCCCTGCTGTAACAACATCAGCTCAGGGCTATGGCAACAGTTGCATGAGAGCACCAGTCAAAACTAACATAAGCACAAGTGGAATCCCAAAAGCGCCTCTTAACAACCAGCAGAGCTCAAGCCCCAAAGAGAGCTCCCCATCACCTAAACTTAAACCGAAAGGAGTTCGGCCCAAAATCATCACTTATGTCCGAAAGAATCCTCAGTTTAAGCCTCAAGCTGCTGATGGACCTTATCAGGTATCCTCCCTACCATCCAGGCTTTCAGCATACACACATGGCCAAACAACCACTTCTTTCAAAGACACCACAAGAGACCCTTCCAAGCCTGAAGCAGAAACCAGAGGACCCCCCGTTCTTAGTGCCTCTAATCTGCTATATGACAAGTACCGCCAAGAGATGCAGACAAGCATCTTCCCATCAGGTGTGCTGAGCAGGAGCATCAGGGCCCCtggacatacacacactgtcccacctgcacacactcacagccacACAGCACCTCCAAAATTGGGCAGCAAGGCAGACTTCTATGGGGCACCATCAGAGGTCAGTATTATGTACAGTCTTTTTCTAAGTTTAAGTTTGTGATTAAAAGTTATTGTCATTTCCAAACCTATCAGCTATTGTCTTGCAATACAGCCTAATTATGAAATGGCCAATTTTTTCTGGGCTTCCACATGGATTGGATTTTAATGCTTTAAGACTTCTTTTCCAAAACGTTTCCAGTTAAACTAGCAAATAGAGGGACAAAGTTGGGTTAAAGAGAGAACATCTCAGATGCTACTTGATGACATTACTCGTACTACAATCAGAATCTTGACCCTAGCTGGGTTTGTGCAAAGTCCACAAAGGATTTTCTACGAAGCTGGGCTCTAACACAATCCAAATGAGATTTATAAAGAACTTGCATTCAAAGTGCTTTGCAAGGCTTTTGCCATGCTTCTattcattcacacatacactcacacactaccATGCAGTGTCCTGGCCTGACCTTTTAGCAATTAAGGGTtcagtgtcttacccaaggacagtTTGACTATGTGGAGAAGACAAATTGGAAATCGAACCACCAACCCTGTCGTCGGTTGAATTACGCTACCTCATTAGCCCCAGACTCCTCATATGTGAATCACAGCACATTCACAAAGAAAGTAGCAAGGTCATATATACAGTTAATgatacaaaatgagaaaaacatctTCTGTTACAGTCACTGACGCTGCATATCAGCTTTGATGGCTGCTGCCTATAGTTGCAATTTTACAGCAAACAATGTATAATTGATCAAAGATCTGCTGCATATTATTCCCACTCCCAAACGAGCTGCTCGTTAACGCTTTAAAATCATCCCTTATTGATTCTGATTAAATAGCTTCATTGAGTATTCATATTCATGCAGCGTCAAAGACCAGCATATGGGAATAAATAGTTAATGCATTTGAAGTAGAAAGCCCACAGGGACTTAAGGATTCTCTCTGCTCTATATGTTACAACATGCGCGTTAGCATTTTGTTAGAGGGACAAATCTTGCTCTTGATTTATGGTGTTGATAGTTCCTTTATCTATTTCTTGGTTCGCTTCCGGTCAATGTTAATTTTCTTTTAGTGCtacaatgtcagatttgatGTGTTCCATGTTTCATCAGACTGTTTTTCCACTTTTAATCTGATATGTGTACACACTACATTCATGTAACCATTATTTAAATCAGTTATCAGCTGTTGCAATTAGCACAACATTGAATGCAAGAAGAAAATCTAAAAACGCGAGTGTTTAAATTGCGAATCAAAGTGTTTTACAGTTAAAACTAACACATACATATATCTGAAAAGTGATAAAGATTTTTGTTGAAGTCTTGCATGATTATAAAACCTCATATACAGTAGCTAACATGCATGTAGTTCAAATCTTCAAATCTTCTCTAACTCCCATTTACTTTTAACCCACACATGAAATACCTactatttcatttcagtttccaAGGGTACATTATATACTTACAGAAGGACAAAATCAAGAAATAAGTACAGTGTTATAATGAACACTTATGAGTAGGACTGCACACAACTCTAAAATTCAAAAGACATCAagctgattgtgtttttaaattcatttaaatgtttaaatgtctagATGGGCAGATCTTCCAGTTTAAAAGGCAGCACTGCTGAGGATGCACTGCAGGCTCGAACAGCGACTCATGCCGGAGGAAGCGGCAGTCTCTTGCGCACTGGCCGGGGTCTGCGTCTGGGTCTCGGAGCCGTCAACAGGACGGCTACAGGGTCAGCCAAGGGCAGAGGACTAGGTCAAGGTCAGAAATCAAGCCTTGTCATCAGCCAGCCTATCCAGCCTGTCAGCCCAGCGCAGAGTCAGAAAAGCCAAGATAACACAGGTATGAAAACATCTCCTCGCATTTTTCTTTTGAGCAGGTTTTCATTTCCTCACAGAAAAAGATGCAGATGGAATCTTGTGAACTACATGTCAGATTTCTTTTCGGCAACCCAAAACTTGAAACACTGGAGAGCTACCTTATGTTTCTCCTCTTGTGCTGTGGTGGGACTGCCTCTTCTTCAAATTGGCATGAGATGAAGGCAGCTCATTAAAATGAATATCCTGAGATTTTGCACGCTGATTGGAGGGTTTTTAAGAAAAACTCTGAAGGGACGTTTTCTGTGCCAGAAGGCTGCCatctacaaaacaaaataaataaataaaagcttgcTAATTCTTTCTCCCCACGTACAGCGAATTTATTATTCAGATGATTCAGATACCATCTCTGACTGCTGAAGTCAGACTTACATTACAGCTCGACTCTCACAGGAACATTAATGTATGAAATTTTCTCATCACCAAGCACACAGCTGGAAAGCCATGCCATTTATCACATCCATGCCTATTTGATCTGCCCTCTCACACATAACCCAAAAACCGCACGTACAGAATTGATCAGCATAGTGTTACGATGTGCCAAGCTTCTTTATCATAATCCCTATTAATACATATGTATGTTGTCTCAGTGCTGCATGGGCCTCCAGGGTATTACAAGCTTTGAAGTGAAAAGCAATTAACGTTTAAGTTATGTCAGTATCTTCCTGCTGGAATCATCCCTCCTGCCTGCTGCCCTTCATACTGCATGGATAAACACAAGTTAAAATTCTGAATAAACTGCATATACAGCATTAGTCAGCATAGTGTACAGGTGTCTGCTCTTGTGTGTATAAGTTTCATaattaagtgtttttgtttttttgtgaggttattttttttatctctctcctGGGGGAATCTGAGCCGTAACCCTTTGTAATGTGCCAATAAGcactttatttcctctttttcatcaCCGTTAATTGTAAAAGCTTTTGTGGAGGGAAATCTCTATCTTGTGTACACATATCACAGTAATTATACTGCTTAGTATTGTAGAGCAGAACTCTAACTACTCACATAATTACTGTGTAGGTTTGAATATCTGTGTTACCATGATAATGAGGTTCATCCACCTACAGTACAGGACGTTTGATAAAGCACTGAAACTTCTGCATATTGA carries:
- the mtus2a gene encoding microtubule-associated tumor suppressor candidate 2 homolog isoform X1, which translates into the protein MSFPTSIQGIRVNVERGEKIGNNKTQIQFPDGDDNANRLTSVGDQEGRRLMEDTVYSTSSIPPLVSQTDSPDKLVIWGSEQQCMEPQLGEFEVLECQEIHAFLGNRDQDEDEDDGGSLRDGKDEGPMSISSSSTASSASIGARRNDNDSNKVEGRIQRGKEVQERIACHSTEELDTCVTGSIERKDTRSGRVGNRERQKGGLKESKSETNVFVSSLSAVALSGSLSSVLDTSVEAHTFISMCNSKSNLYPNTNNTTSAETRRRAAPVDANQTSPPLHPQEKPCIPQFYSQDRRHEEKSLQRNESSSDVGFGQRRKAGFEERVMPPRRQQLVRPLCQTETGSAKKSAEPNDQQVETGPSFFPKPSLDSHSCESNRKFTKSSLREPSDFSSLYYASGVLQPRQPNPAVQREARPVEKQPVTTAWRNSSPANPSSLEKRPQTQLTYRRNCSSPNRTGVDSRSSTPPHSPLRTPQGSPRRQSSMYLVSRNVPGVVRHIPGCSPAVTTSAQGYGNSCMRAPVKTNISTSGIPKAPLNNQQSSSPKESSPSPKLKPKGVRPKIITYVRKNPQFKPQAADGPYQVSSLPSRLSAYTHGQTTTSFKDTTRDPSKPEAETRGPPVLSASNLLYDKYRQEMQTSIFPSGVLSRSIRAPGHTHTVPPAHTHSHTAPPKLGSKADFYGAPSEMGRSSSLKGSTAEDALQARTATHAGGSGSLLRTGRGLRLGLGAVNRTATGSAKGRGLGQGQKSSLVISQPIQPVSPAQSQKSQDNTDDVFTHDAPVPATAAAQPHPSTSRSMLTKTSQSGLRPPGFSSSRHPAGRLAAFGFVRSSSVSSATSAHSADSTQSDPCRTAHRLSVSEEPPPHRVTTGPLSTDHQRGPPCRSNSLQPPSTPALPRRYLPPQPRSSPGVGRKEFQRSSEVTRSLPSSPKRLAVVPPKPQSPVQSVQRPAAAVRGSAPPGSPRRVPPLLLQQEQQQESLQREKEEAQQKERERQAEDREKEEQREEVQRLQGRCELQERQLRVLRGELRKTSLGLEAFIITTQHYCLKNKTTEENQRKLSMEMQMIREEMASNSARWERLHREKTALEVAFERELQELQLQQEAELAAVEEGLRKCHSAEEEHLKAEHRSEMEELRTQQQEQVEEMTVHHQAAIQELREMHNITMATLHEEHARTMRDLRKAHEQQKMLLEEDFEKLRLSLQDQVDTLTFQNQSLREKAKRFEEALRRSTDEQIVDALAPYQHIEQDLKSLKEVVEMKNQQIHQQELKISDLEKVQAQKNVFLEERVQVLQQQNEDMKARIQMNLALSRQLSEDNANLHDSVEKESTEKKRLSRNNEELLWRLQTSPLMSPSSSPLHRSFSTSPVPSSQFFSSSPVAGCDSPTHCYGCPQQAQYCSPSHRAAAATNQNLSPGPATPTHRAASNQNYSPGPATPTHRVSANRCNAAACYGSLQR
- the mtus2a gene encoding microtubule-associated tumor suppressor candidate 2 homolog isoform X2 → MSFPTSIQGIRVNVERGEKIGNNKTQIQFPDGDDNANRLTSVGDQEGRRLMEDTVYSTSSIPPLVSQTDSPDKLVIWGSEQQCMEPQLGEFEVLECQEIHAFLGNRDQDEDEDDGGSLRDGKDEGPMSISSSSTASSASIGARRNDNDSNKVEGRIQRGKEVQERIACHSTEELDTCVTGSIERKDTRSGRVGNRERQKGGLKESKSETNVFVSSLSAVALSGSLSSVLDTSVEAHTFISMCNSKSNLYPNTNNTTSAETRRRAAPVDANQTSPPLHPQEKPCIPQFYSQDRRHEEKSLQRNESSSDVGFGQRRKAGFEERVMPPRRQQLVRPLCQTETGSAKKSAEPNDQQVETGPSFFPKPSLDSHSCESNRKFTKSSLREPSDFSSLYYASGVLQPRQPNPAVQREARPVEKQPVTTAWRNSSPANPSSLEKRPQTQLTYRRNCSSPNRTGVDSRSSTPPHSPLRTPQGSPRRQSSMYLVSRNVPGVVRHIPGCSPAVTTSAQGYGNSCMRAPVKTNISTSGIPKAPLNNQQSSSPKESSPSPKLKPKGVRPKIITYVRKNPQFKPQAADGPYQVSSLPSRLSAYTHGQTTTSFKDTTRDPSKPEAETRGPPVLSASNLLYDKYRQEMQTSIFPSGVLSRSIRAPGHTHTVPPAHTHSHTAPPKLGSKADFYGAPSEMGRSSSLKGSTAEDALQARTATHAGGSGSLLRTGRGLRLGLGAVNRTATGSAKGRGLGQGQKSSLVISQPIQPVSPAQSQKSQDNTDDVFTHDAPVPATAAAQPHPSTSRSMLTKTSQSGLRPPGFSSSRHPAGRLAAFGFVRSSSVSSATSAHSADSTQSDPCRTAHRLSVSEEPPPHRVTTGPLSTDHQRGPPCRSNSLQPPSTPALPRRYLPPQPRSSPGVGRKEFQRSSEVTRSLPSSPKRLAVVPPKPQSPVQSVQRPAAAVRGSAPPGSPRRVPPLLLQQEQQQESLQREKEEAQQKERERQAEDREKEEQREEVQRLQGRCELQERQLRVLRGELRKTSLGLEAFIITTQHYCLKNKTTEENQRKLSMEMQMIREEMASNSARWERLHREKTALEVAFERELQELQLQQEAELAAVEEGLRKCHSAEEEHLKAEHRSEMEELRTQQQEQVEEMTVHHQAAIQELREMHNITMATLHEEHARTMRDLRKAHEQQKMLLEEDFEKLRLSLQDQVDTLTFQNQSLREKAKRFEEALRRSTDEQIVDALAPYQHIEQDLKSLKEVVEMKNQQIHQQELKISDLEKVAQKNVFLEERVQVLQQQNEDMKARIQMNLALSRQLSEDNANLHDSVEKESTEKKRLSRNNEELLWRLQTSPLMSPSSSPLHRSFSTSPVPSSQFFSSSPVAGCDSPTHCYGCPQQAQYCSPSHRAAAATNQNLSPGPATPTHRAASNQNYSPGPATPTHRVSANRCNAAACYGSLQR